GGAGAGACCGCCGGATGTCCACCCTCCTCCGCCTCCGGGCCCAGGCCCCTCCGTAACGGCTCCGCCCCCTACGGCCGCGCTCGCCCGCGGCCGTGCGCGTTTCCGGTACCGGGCTCCTCCGGGAGGCCCGCGCTCGTTCCGCCGCCGACCGTGCTTCCACATCCCTCCGCTCCGAGGTGCCGAATGCAACAACGTCGTCGTTGGACTGTGCCGTTCCTCCTCCTGCTGGGCCTCGCCGCCGCGCCGCCGCTCGCCACGCAGGCAGGCGCCGTCGCCGGCCGCGTCACCGACGCCGCCTCCCAGGCCCCCGTGGCCGGGGCGACGGTGACCGCCTCCACCGGCGGCGCCGCCGTCGGGGACGCGGTCACCGGCCAGGACGGCCGCTACCGGATCGCCAACCTTGCCCCGGGGACGTACGCGCTCACGATCACGCAGTCCGGCTACGAGCCCCGCCGGGGCACGGTCCGGGTGGGCGCCGGCGCGACCGCCACCTTCGACGCCTCCCTGACCGTGCGGGAGACGGCGCTGGACGCCATCGTGGTCACCGCCTCCCGCCGCGCGGAGCGGGCCCAGGAGGCCCCCGCCTCGGTGGCGGTGGTGAGCGCCAAGGCCGTCGAGGAGCGTCCCGTCGTGAGCGCCTCCGACCACCTCCGGGCCACCCCGGGGGTGGACATCGCCCAGAACGGGATCTTCAACAACAACGTGGTGGTGCGCGGCTTCAACGCGGCCTTCTCCAGCTCGCTCGCCCTGCTGACCGACTACCGGATCGCCTCGGTCCCCGGGCTGCAGGTGAACCGGGTGGGGAGCATCTCGCTCGTCAACGAGGACCTGTCGCGGATCGAGGTGGTGCTGGGGCCGGGCGCGGCGCTCTACGGACCCAACACCGCCAACGGCATCGTCCACCTGATCACTAAGTCGCCGCTGGACGACCCGGGCACCTCGCTCTCCGTCTCGGCCGGGGAGCGCGATGCCTTCATGGGCACCTTCCGCACCGCCCAGCGGATCACCGAGAACCTTGGCTTCAAGGTCTCGGGGAGCTACCTGCGCGCCGACGAGTGGCTCTTCGTGGACACGGCGGAGGTACGGCTGCAGGGCGAGGCCCGCGCGAGGCTGGAGCAGTTCCGCACGGCGCAGCGGGGGCGCGGCCTGGGCGAGGCGCAGATCCAGGACAGCATCGCCCGCGACCCGTCGCTCTTCGCCCTCACCCGGGTGGGGGTCCGGAAGGACGACGCGCGCCGCTACGGGTTCGACGGGCGCGTGGACTGGCGCCCCCGCCCCGGCCTCTCCGCCGTGCTGCAGGCCGGGCAGTCCAGCAACAGCAGCGTGGACCTCACCGGGATCAGCGCCTCCGTGCAGGATGACTTCTCGGTCTCCTACGTCCAGGGGCGGGTGAGCTGGAACCGGCTCTTCGCCCAGGTCTACCGCGAGCACAACGACGCCGGGGGGACCTACACGGCGCGCACCGGCGCCTCCGTGTTCGACGAGTCCAAGCTCTGGGTGGGCCAGGTCCAGCACGGCTTCGGGCTGGCGGCCGACCGCCAGCAGTTCACCTACGGCCTGGACCTGCTGTACACCCTCCCGGAGTCGCGCGGGACGGTGTACGGCCGGAACGAGGACGACGACGAGGTCACCCAGGTGGGCGCCTACCTGCAGTCCGAGACCCGGATCCTCCCCACCCTGAACCTGGTCCTGGCGGGGCGGGTGGACCACCACTCCGTGCTGGACGACCAGATCTTCTCGCCGCGGGCGGGGCTGGTCTTCACGCCCCGGGAGGGGCAGAGCTTCCGGGCCACCTACAACCGGGCGTTCCAGGCCCCGACGGCGATCAACCTCTTCCTGGACCGGCTGAGCAGCCGCTCCGGGCCGTACGCGGTGCAGGCGATCGCGCCGGGGGCGCAGGGCTTTAACTTCCACCTTCCGAACGGACAGCTCGCCATCCGCTCGCCCTTCAACTCGGCGGCCAACGGCGGCGGGAGCACGCGGATCGCGTACGACCCGGCCGTGGTCTCGCGCCTGGCCATCAACTTCCTGGTGGCCACGGGGCAGATCACCCCGGCCGAGGCCGGGAGGCTGTTCGCCGCCAACCCGAACTTCACCGTGATCGGCCGCAACCCGCAGACGGGGAAGGCCGGTGCCTTCGACCCGAGCACGGTGCAGGACCTCCCGGGGATCGAGCCGGAGCTCTCCGAGGTCTTCGAGGTGGGGTACCGGGGGCTCTTCGCCAACCGGCTCCTCGTCACGGCGGACCTGTGGCGGCTGGAGCGCGAGAACTTCATCTCGCAGCTCTTCGCCCCCGCGCCGCTCCTGATGGTGAGCGGGACGCAGGTCGCGCAGTTCCTGGCGGCCAACGGGATCGCGCCCGAGCGGGCCGCGGCCCTCGCCGGGGTGGTGGCGCGCACCCCCATCGGGGTGGTGTCCGCGGCGGAGAACGACATCCTCACCGACGGCATCCCCATCCTGATCAGCTACAAGAACTACGCGAACGTGGACCTCACGGGGATGGACCTGAGCGCGCAGTACCTCATGGGGCGCTGGAGGGTGGCCGGGAACGCCTCCTTCGTGAGCGACAACTACTTCAGCTTCGGGCCGGACGAGCAGCCCATCGCGCTCAACGCGCCCAAGCGGAAGGGGGCGCTCGCCCTCGGCTACGACGACGACGCCAGGGGGATCAACGGCGAGATCCGCGGCCGCTACGTCGGCGGCTTCCCGGTGTACTCGGGGGTCTACATCGGCAACTCCTGCGTGGAGCCGCAGCAGGGGCTCGGGGACTGCGTCGAGGCGGCCACCCTGGTCGACCTCGTGCTCGGGTACCGCGTCCCCGGCATCCGGGGGACCACGCTGCAGCTCAGCGTGACCAACCTCTTCGACGAGAAGTACCAGAGCTTCGTGGGCGTGCC
The Longimicrobiaceae bacterium DNA segment above includes these coding regions:
- a CDS encoding TonB-dependent receptor → MQQRRRWTVPFLLLLGLAAAPPLATQAGAVAGRVTDAASQAPVAGATVTASTGGAAVGDAVTGQDGRYRIANLAPGTYALTITQSGYEPRRGTVRVGAGATATFDASLTVRETALDAIVVTASRRAERAQEAPASVAVVSAKAVEERPVVSASDHLRATPGVDIAQNGIFNNNVVVRGFNAAFSSSLALLTDYRIASVPGLQVNRVGSISLVNEDLSRIEVVLGPGAALYGPNTANGIVHLITKSPLDDPGTSLSVSAGERDAFMGTFRTAQRITENLGFKVSGSYLRADEWLFVDTAEVRLQGEARARLEQFRTAQRGRGLGEAQIQDSIARDPSLFALTRVGVRKDDARRYGFDGRVDWRPRPGLSAVLQAGQSSNSSVDLTGISASVQDDFSVSYVQGRVSWNRLFAQVYREHNDAGGTYTARTGASVFDESKLWVGQVQHGFGLAADRQQFTYGLDLLYTLPESRGTVYGRNEDDDEVTQVGAYLQSETRILPTLNLVLAGRVDHHSVLDDQIFSPRAGLVFTPREGQSFRATYNRAFQAPTAINLFLDRLSSRSGPYAVQAIAPGAQGFNFHLPNGQLAIRSPFNSAANGGGSTRIAYDPAVVSRLAINFLVATGQITPAEAGRLFAANPNFTVIGRNPQTGKAGAFDPSTVQDLPGIEPELSEVFEVGYRGLFANRLLVTADLWRLERENFISQLFAPAPLLMVSGTQVAQFLAANGIAPERAAALAGVVARTPIGVVSAAENDILTDGIPILISYKNYANVDLTGMDLSAQYLMGRWRVAGNASFVSDNYFSFGPDEQPIALNAPKRKGALALGYDDDARGINGEIRGRYVGGFPVYSGVYIGNSCVEPQQGLGDCVEAATLVDLVLGYRVPGIRGTTLQLSVTNLFDEKYQSFVGVPAIGRLALLRLRYDF